One window of Clostridia bacterium genomic DNA carries:
- a CDS encoding rubredoxin, with the protein MDKWECTICGYVYDPEKGDPENGVAPGTSFEDLPEDWVCPECGVEKDMFEKIE; encoded by the coding sequence ATGGATAAATGGGAATGCACTATATGCGGATATGTATATGATCCTGAGAAAGGCGATCCTGAAAACGGAGTTGCCCCTGGGACTTCTTTTGAGGATCTTCCAGAGGATTGGGTTTGCCCTGAATGCGGCGTAGAAAAAGATATGTTTGAAAAGATAGAATAA
- a CDS encoding rubrerythrin family protein — protein MDKKTIENLKQAFAGESQARNKYTFFASVARKEGWLEIAEMFEQAAANEKEHAEVIFKLLNGIGDTAENLQAAIDGETYEYKDMYPEFEKQAKQAGDKEAENYFRQVQKVEKLHAERFAKLKEMLEQKKLLKKDNKIKWECRECGYVYEGEQPPAVCPLCRHDRKYYKPICE, from the coding sequence ATGGATAAAAAAACTATAGAGAACTTAAAACAGGCTTTTGCAGGAGAGAGCCAGGCAAGAAACAAATATACTTTTTTTGCATCTGTTGCTAGAAAAGAAGGATGGCTGGAAATAGCAGAGATGTTTGAACAGGCTGCAGCTAATGAAAAAGAGCATGCAGAAGTGATCTTTAAATTGTTAAATGGGATAGGAGATACTGCTGAAAATCTACAGGCAGCCATAGATGGTGAAACATATGAATATAAAGACATGTATCCTGAGTTTGAAAAACAGGCAAAACAGGCAGGAGACAAAGAGGCAGAGAATTATTTCAGACAAGTCCAAAAGGTTGAAAAGCTCCATGCTGAAAGATTTGCAAAATTAAAGGAAATGCTGGAACAGAAGAAGTTGCTTAAAAAAGATAACAAAATAAAATGGGAATGCAGAGAATGTGGATATGTCTATGAAGGCGAGCAGCCACCTGCAGTCTGCCCACTCTGTAGACATGATAGAAAATATTATAAGCCTATTTGTGAATGA